The proteins below are encoded in one region of Pangasianodon hypophthalmus isolate fPanHyp1 chromosome 6, fPanHyp1.pri, whole genome shotgun sequence:
- the LOC113534709 gene encoding ATP-sensitive inward rectifier potassium channel 1-like — protein MACSLARLLRDYLTEWLIHQNRLVTKEGHCNIEYANVRYKNWFNYMLDIWTTLVEIHWTFLIFFFVASFILTWFGFALLWYWVGGTNGDLWWQNPSANHSACVINVYDLTTAFLYSLETQTFIAYGLRAITTLCPGAVAVYVFQVILGTIIPCFWGGVVMAKLSLPKRRAKAIMFSKMAVICSRQDTLCLKIRVANLRKSLMIGTKIYGKLIKTTTTPEGETIIMDQVNIDFSVETGKDNLFFISPLTLYHVIDQTSPFFEMAVDTLQNQDFELVVFMDSVAESTSFSCQVRTSYIPKEIMWGYQFLPIIFRNSDGKYCVDFSNFAKVMRMETPHCSHCFHNEKAHQRSGDGTDNEGFGCDL, from the coding sequence TTATCTGACTGAGTGGCTGATTCACCAAAACCGCCTGGTGACCAAAGAAGGCCATTGCAACATTGAGTATGCCAATGTAAGGTACAAAAACTGGTTCAATTACATGTTAGACATTTGGACCACTTTAGTAGAGATCCATTGGACGTTTCTTATATTCTTTTTTGTGGCTTCATTCATTCTTACCTGGTTTGGATTTGCACTTTTGTGGTACTGGGTTGGTGGTACCAATGGTGACTTGTGGTGGCAAAACCCATCAGCTAACCACAGTGCATGTGTGATTAATGTCTATGACCTTACCACAGCCTTTCTTTACTCACTGGAGACACAGACATTTATTGCTTATGGCCTGCGAGCCATTACCACATTGTGCCCAGGTGCCGTTGCTGTCTATGTTTTCCAGGTTATCCTTGGTACTATCATTCCCTGCTTTTGGGGTGGGGTGGTAATGGCCAAACTCTCACTGCCCAAGAGAAGAGCCAAAGCAATCATGTTTAGTAAGATGGCTGTCATCTGCTCTAGACAAGATACTCTGTGTCTAAAAATACGAGTGGCCAACTTGCGCAAATCATTGATGATTGGAACCAAAATATATGGCAAGCTTATTAAGACAACAACCACACCTGAAGGAGAAACCATCATCATGGATCAGGTCAACATTGATTTCAGTGTAGAAACTGGGAAAGACAACCTCTTCTTCATCTCTCCATTGACTCTCTACCATGTGATAGACCAAACCAGTCCATTCTTTGAAATGGCGGTGGACACTCTTCAGAATCAGGACTTTGAGCTTGTGGTGTTTATGGACAGTGTTGCTGAATCCACCAGTTTCTCTTGCCAAGTGAGGACTTCCTACATCCCTAAGGAGATCATGTGGGGTTACCAGTTCCTCCCTATTATCTTCCGCAACAGTGATGGAAAGTATTGTGTAGACTTTTCTAACTTTGCTAAAGTTATGCGCATGGAAACACCACACTGTTCTCACTGCTTTCACAATGAGAAAGCGCATCAACGCTCTGGAGATGGCACTGACAATGAGGGTTTTGGCTGTGATTTGTGA
- the LOC113534708 gene encoding ATP-sensitive inward rectifier potassium channel 1-like: MTRTLAQLLREYLAKRRIHRNRLVTKDGHCNIAYGSVRHSQFFIYFLDFWTTLMDMRWRYVIFLFGASFVFGWFFFGLFWYWAAFANGDLYWQNPSGDHKPCVVNVFDMTGAFLQAIETQMSIGYGYRQITPFCPSTLTIFTVQAVFGTVIICFWCGVIMTKVARPKKRAKTISFSKMAVICSNKGNLCLQIRVANMRKSLMIGSQIYGKLLKTTITPEGETIIMDQTRIDFIVDAGKDNLFFVCPLTLYHIIDESSPFFQMTVDTLHQQEFELVVFLDGTAESTSSSCQVRTSYLPKEIKWGYQFLPIISRGKEGKYHIDFSNFARVAPVDTAPCASHFARSPDGFNHSNTPTERDRFQEMEGEDQSSATNM, translated from the coding sequence ATGACACGCACCTTGGCACAGTTGCTCAGAGAATACCTGGCTAAGCGCCGGATTCACAGAAATCGTTTGGTGACCAAGGATGGCCACTGCAACATCGCATATGGCAGTGTGAGACACAGCCAATTTTTCATCTACTTTCTAGACTTCTGGACCACCTTAATGGACATGCGCTGGCGTTACGTCATCTTTCTCTTTGGAGCCTCCTTTGTGTTTGGCTGGTTCTTCTTTGGACTATTCTGGTATTGGGCTGCTTTTGCTAATGGTGACCTATACTGGCAAAACCCATCTGGTGACCATAAACCTTGTGTAGTGAATGTTTTTGATATGACTGGTGCCTTCCTCCAGGCTATAGAGACTCAGATGTCCATTGGTTATGGTTATCGACAAATCACCCCATTTTGTCCTAGTACCCTCACCATTTTCACAGTTCAGGCTGTCTTTGGGACGGTGATTATCTGCTTTTGGTGTGGGGTGATTATGACTAAAGTTGCCCGGCCAAAGAAAAGAGCCAAAACCATCAGTTTTAGCAAGATGGCTGTCATCTGCTCTAATAAGGGCAACCTCTGTTTGCAGATACGAGTGGCCAACATGCGCAAATCCTTGATGATTGGGAGTCAGATCTATGGCAAACTTCTTAAGACAACCATCACACCTGAAGGTGAGACCATAATAATGGATCAGACCAGGATAGATTTCATTGTAGATGCTGGAAAGGACAATCTTTTCTTTGTCTGCCCTTTGACCCTGTACCACATCATTGATGAATCAAGCCCGTTTTTTCAAATGACAGTAGACACCCTTCACCAGCAGGAGTTTGAGCTAGTGGTGTTTCTCGATGGCACTGCCGAGTCCACAAGCTCCTCCTGCCAGGTCAGAACTTCCTACCTTCCTAAAGAGATCAAGTGGGGCTATCAGTTCCTCCCTATCATATCACGTGGCAAAGAAGGAAAGTATCATATAGATTTCTCCAACTTTGCCAGAGTGGCTCCTGTAGATACAGCACCTTGTGCCAGTCACTTTGCCAGATCCCCAGACGGCTTTAATCATTCCAATACTcccactgagagagacagatttcaGGAGATGGAAGGTGAAGACCAGTCCAGTGCTACCAATATGTAA
- the LOC113534638 gene encoding ATP-sensitive inward rectifier potassium channel 1-like, producing MTRTMPQLIRDYLEERRIQRNRLVTKDGHCNIEYGHVKYSNRFAYLLDLWTTVLELHWIFVMILFTASFLLSWLFFSLVWYWIAYSNGDLWWQYPSADHKPCIINVYGLTTAFLFSITTQMTIGYSVRVITPLCPDAITLLVIQTIIGTIIKSFWCGIVISKFSLPKKRAKTINFSETAVISPKNGALCLQLRVANLRKTLMVGSQIYGKLLRTTITPEGETIIMDQIRIDFLVDAGKDNLFFACPLTLYHVIDKTSPFYEMAVDTLQQQEFELVVFLDATDESTSFFCQVRTSYIPREIMWGYDFFPIITRSNDGTYCVDFSEFSRVVPVLTPHCAYCFNNETAHNYDSRYSTDDQGLSDRQPSVNLRNVHKNF from the coding sequence ATGACACGTACCATGCCACAATTGATCAGAGACTACTTGGAGGAGCGCCGGATCCAGCGGAACCGCCTAGTGACCAAAGATGGTCACTGCAATATTGAATATGGTCATGTGAAGTACAGCAATCGCTTTGCCTACCTGCTAGACTTATGGACCACCGTCTTGGAGCTTCACTGGATTTTTGTCATGATATTATTTACAGCTTCTTTCCTTCTCAGCtggttatttttttcacttgtttggTATTGGATTGCCTACAGTAATGGGGATTTGTGGTGGCAATACCCTTCAGCTGATCATAAACCTTGCATAATTAATGTCTATGGTTTGACCACTGCCTTCCTTTTTTCAATAACAACTCAAATGACTATCGGCTACAGTGTCCGAGTCATCACTCCATTGTGCCCAGATGCCATCACCCTTCTCGTTATCCAGACTATAATTGGTACAATCATTAAAAGCTTCTGGTGTGGAATCGTTATTTCCAAATTTTCCTTGCCtaagaaaagagcaaaaacaaTCAATTTCAGCGAGACGGCTGTTATCTCCCCCAAAAATGGTGCCCTCTGTTTGCAGCTCAGAGTGGCCAATCTTCGCAAAACTTTGATGGTTGGAAGTCAGATCTATGGAAAATTGCTTAGAACGACTATCACACCTGAAGGTGAAACTATCATTATGGACCAGATCAGGATTGATTTCCTAGTAGATGCTGGGAAAGACAACTTGTTCTTTGCATGCCCTTTGACCCTGTATCATGTGATTGACAAGACAAGCCCATTCTACGAGATGGCAGTGGACACTCTGCAACAGCAAGAATTTGAGCTTGTAGTGTTTCTAGATGCCACAGATGAGTCCACCAGCTTCTTTTGCCAGGTTAGAACATCATACATTCCTCGAGAGATCATGTGGGGTTATGACTTTTTCCCCATCATAACCCGTAGCAATGACGGAACATACTGCGTGGACTTTTCTGAGTTTTCTAGAGTGGTACCCGTACTCACACCTCATTGTGCCTATTGCTTCAACAATGAGACAGCCCATAATTATGACTCCAGATACAGCACTGATGATCAAGGATTAAGTGATAGACAACCATCTGTAAATTTACGAAATGTTCATAAAAACTTCTAA
- the LOC113534612 gene encoding ATP-sensitive inward rectifier potassium channel 1-like produces MPWSLSQFLRCYLTQRRNNQIRLISKEGHCNIEYGKMKYSTCFAYMHDIWSTCVQIRWYSLAFFYVASFIFSWFIFTLIWYWVGYSNGDLWWQNQPANHSACVLNLYDLTTAYLFSVETQLTIGFGYRVITPTCPGAITVFMVQVLSGIVIACFWCGVLIAKISLPKKVAKAVTFSEMAVICFKQDTLSLQIRVANIRKSLLLGSQIYGKLIRTRVTPEGKTFIMEQVNIDFMVDAGKDNLFFVCPLTLYHVIDKTSPFFQMAVDTLPQQDFELVVFLDGTAESTSSPCQVRTSYLPQEIIWGYKFLPIVSRSKEGKYLIDFSNFDKVEPVPTAHCAYCYHNLNGHHSISRDGIDNTGFEVIEIGSQVNQSSSVNT; encoded by the coding sequence ATGCCCTGGTCATTAAGTCAGTTCCTAAGATGTTACCTAACACAGCGCCGAAATAATCAAATCCGGTTGATAAGCAAAGAAGGCCACTGTAACATTGAATATGGCAAAATGAAATACAGCACCTGCTTCGCCTACATGCATGACATCTGGTCCACATGTGTGCAGATTCGCTGGTACTCCTTAGCATTCTTCTATGTGGCCTCCTTCATTTTCAGTTGGTTTATCTTCACACTTATCTGGTACTGGGTTGGCTATAGTAATGGAGACTTGTGGTGGCAAAACCAACCAGCTAATCACAGTGCATGTGTACTTAATCTCTATGActtaaccactgcatacctcTTTTCAGTGGAAACACAGCTGACTATTGGCTTTGGCTATAGAGTAATTACCCCAACTTGTCCAGGTGCAATTACTGTCTTCATGGTTCAGGTTCTTTCTGGTATCGTCATTGCATGCTTCTGGTGCGGTGTGCTTATAGCCAAAATTTCCTTGCCCAAGAAAGTAGCCAAAGCAGTCACTTTTAGTGAGATGGCTGTCATCTGCTTTAAACAGGACACACTCAGTTTACAGATACGTGTGGCCAACATTCGCAAAAGCTTGCTGCTCGGCAGTCAAATCTACGGCAAGCTGATTAGGACAAGAGTCACACCTGAAGGAAAGACTTTCATTATGGAGCAGGTCAATATTGACTTCATGGTGGATGCTGGGAAGGACAACTTGTTCTTTGTCTGCCCCTTAACCTTATATCATGTGATTGACAAGACAAGTCCATTCTTCCAAATGGCTGTGGACACTCTGCCCCAGCAGGACTTTGAGTTGGTGGTGTTTTTGGATGGCACAGCTGAGTCAACCAGCTCTCCCTGCCAAGTCAGGACTTCATACCTCCCTCAGGAAATCATATGGGGCTACAAGTTCCTCCCCATTGTCTCACGCAGTAAAGAAGGCAAATATCTCATAGACTTCTCCAACTTTGACAAGGTGGAACCTGTACCAACTGCTCATTGTGCATACTGCTATCATAATTTGAATGGCCACCACAGCATCTCCAGAGATGGCATCGATAACACAGGTTTTGAGGTGATAGAAATTGGCAGTCAAGTCAATCAGTCAAGTTCTGTGAATACATGA
- the LOC113534467 gene encoding sodium- and chloride-dependent GABA transporter 2-like — protein MHEEMMEKRKVKERGHWASKTEFLLAVAGDIVGLGNIWRFPYLCYRNGGGVFLVPYLVLAVTCGLPLFLLETAMGQYTQEGGITCWQRICPLAKGVGYACQLIELYSCMCYIIILAWALLYLVLSFKFQLPWASCDNIWNTDDCIPIGNKLNWTSQTNSTPAATEFWERRVLSISKGIEDLGNVNWEILLCLIAMWILCYFCIWKGVKSTGKVVYFTATFPYVMLLVLLIRGLTLPGAMQGVKFYLYPDFKRLLEPQVWMEAASQIIYSYSIGVGVLTVLGSYNQYNNNCYRDCFWLCLLNSGTSFVAGFAVFSVLGFMAHVQGVPIEDVAESGPGLAFVAYPQAVAMMPLPQLWAVCFFVMIILLGLDTQFLTMEVIITSVTDMFPRVLRRTGRREIFLLLFCVFCFFCQFIMVTEGGMYVFQLLDYYACNGACIVFICVFQCLAVSWVFGTGRMSEVIEDMTGSYPNIIFRMCWKYITPCLLLVCFIYSFVDYQPLKYNRWYVYPDWAYALGWLMALSSMLLVPGWALGRLCTLKGSLRQRWLHLCHPDSNLPLTQKQRAKMELLTSAV, from the exons ATGCATGAAGAgatgatggaaaaaagaaaagtaaaggaGAGAGGCCATTGGGCTAGTAAAACTGAATTCCTACTGGCTGTAGCAGGAGATATAGTGGGCCTGGGCAACATTTGGAGATTCCCCTACCTCTGCTACAGGAATGGAGGGG GGGTGTTCTTGGTGCCCTACCTGGTGCTTGCTGTGACCTGTGGTTTGCCCCTATTCCTTCTGGAGACAGCTATGGGACAGTACACACAAGAGGGGGGCATCACGTGTTGGCAGCGTATTTGTCCACTGGCTAAAG GTGTTGGATATGCCTGTCAGTTGATCGAACTCTATAGCTGCATGTGCTACATCATAATACTTGCCTGGGCACTGCTTTATTTGGTCTTATCCTTCAAGTTCCAGCTTCCCTGGGCCAGCTGTGACAACATCTGGAACACAG ATGACTGTATACCTATTGGAAATAAACTTAACTGGACAAGCCAGACCAACTCAACACCAGCAGCCACTGAATTTTGGGA GAGAAGAGTGCTTTCTATCTCTAAAGGCATTGAAGATCTGGGAAACGTTAACTGGGAGATTCTCTTGTGTCTAATCGCGATGTGGATCCTCTGCTATTTCTGTATCTGGAAAGGAGTCAAGTCTACAGGGaag GTGGTGTATTTTACAGCCACATTCCCTTATGTGATGCTGCTGGTGTTGCTGATTCGTGGACTGACTCTCCCTGGAGCCATGCAGGGTGTTAAGTTCTACCTCTATCCTGACTTTAAACGGCTGTTGGAGCCTCAG GTATGGATGGAGGCAGCCAGTCAAATTATCTACTCATACAGTATAGGTGTTGGCGTATTGACTGTGCTAGGCAGCTACAACCAATACAACAACAACTGCTACAG GGATTGCTTTTGGCTGTGTCTGCTAAACAGTGGCACCAGTTTTGTAGCAGGCTTTGCAGTGTTCTCAGTTCTGGGCTTCATGGCTCACGTGCAAGGTGTTCCTATAGAGGATGTGGCAGAGTCAG GTCCTGGCCTAGCTTTCGTAGCTTATCCTCAGGCAGTTGCTATGATGCCTCTTCCTCAGCTGTGGGCTGTGTGCTTCTTTGTTATGATTATTCTGCTGGGTCTtgacacacag TTTCTTACAATGGAGGTGATCATTACATCAGTGACAGACATGTTTCCCCGAGTGCTGCGTAGAACTGGACGCCGAGAGATTTTCCTGCTTCtcttctgtgttttctgtttcttctgCCAATTCATCATGGTCACAGAG GGGGGGATGTATGTATTTCAGCTGCTTGACTACTATGCCTGTAATGGAGCATGCATCGTTTTCATCTGTGTTTTTCAGTGCCTGGCAGTGAGCTGGGTCTTCG GCACTGGACGAATGTCTGAGGTCATTGAAGACATGACAGGGTCATACCCTAACATCATCTTTAGGATGTGCTGGAAATACATCACCCCATGTCTCTTACTG GTATGTTTCATATATTCCTTCGTTGATTATCAGCCCTTGAAATACAACCGCTGGTATGTGTACCCAGACTGGGCATATGCACTGGGGTGGTTGATGGCTCTCTCTTCCATGCTGCTGGTTCCTGGATGGGCTTTGGGCCGCCTTTGCACATTGAAAGGAAGCCTCAGACAG CGCTGGCTTCACCTGTGTCATCCTGACAGCAACTTACCATTGACCCAGAAGCAGAGAGCTAAAATGGAGTTATTGACATCAGCAGTTTGA